The following coding sequences lie in one Pyramidobacter porci genomic window:
- a CDS encoding YadA-like family protein — translation MRETREFMDIAAPSIGREGGDLCNEKHPSSALKNAALAAVALGLMLMRPVPVMAAPPSSETRTAYVDKASWERVVLANGRWYKANADGTPDTAQEIDAGNITIGMVDVPIQSGLPVGMLPDLHYFSVNADDSASPPGTNWNNDGAKGEKALAIGPNALARAKRSIALGLGAETGSATLSLPQQYADDSIAIGTEAKAKGFESIAIGKNTLSEGYAIVIGSEAKTDTTDPKDSVIIGHQAVAKSGNTVVIGGQAHSEGNNGIAIGTQSSVEKHAGVAIGGVGSLLQPVAVPSGTPLMGAVTLEQNSVALGSQARAAGDSAIAIGLVSHAAKEKALAIGELSYAGSHANATGASSRALGTSSIAVGTRTLATGPAGIALGANAVSLVTPYLKNGAIESYDGGVSVGRISFSAGNGAALGRSATANGYGSTALGAYSKIADPEITDAFVQNKLDTDADFKNKIETTYASELGKFVDGVGDEQDRKKAMLLGLAREYLYQEKAQMEGTAVGFYTNVSAQRGVALGARSVADRAGFTESKIAPFSGVDLKGKTYGAVSVGGNGKLRQIINVGDGTEATDAVNLRQLQAVADMAAGAANADMYFHVNPGAGVAPVGTNKGPMTATAGAGGANSLAAGINAKTGKDAEKSVAIGYGSYAKETGAVSIGSGAGGEYGAGISIGDGSVSQRSTSLAIGTGAKTGHGNGPTAGGGDIAVGDQSFVENYVNQSGGIAIGQKSHVENMYGSRESLFAFGQTDYSGGTPADPSKVATGIAIGQNSYARTGSLMVGTHNYRGLLGDVTVDSADTKTFNLDINSTTLGTNSYNEGAFSTVTGAYSIASGSYSTGRAKNFGANIYGALNSIESETAASPLSGVANSVVGTANRTFNSNGSLIFGAGNEIKNSVAVITGMPASGGDSAKALADSLRAAVKSSEGGGAVLAVGGGNTADYAQASQLMGVNNTLTGTSNAISRYNLLDGYKNTGENVSHITVIGSGNTVKNGEFNIVLGDRRGMYGKSHNVVIGSADGATETTASDAVIIGYNANASVDGGVALGSGSEASVDKGVVGYDPTPGADHANDTTGVWKSTAAAVSVGAVTITGGTPVTRQITGVAAGVNDTDAVNVAQLKALLGAGGGSWNLDTKPGTQPAVAVNPNDTVTFTSGDNITITRTDKNVTIATKADVNFNSVTANTFTAGDTSITDNGLVIENGPSVTKAGIDAGNKKIANVAKGEVSQTSADAVNGSQLWGASSSVSNHFGGGSTVNVDGTVSAPTYIIRGGTYHNVGDALSAVDTQFNNIYNRFGDVYNQMGELRGEIKTTGALGSALAGLKPMQYDPVEPSQIMAGFGAYRGEYALALGFAHYLKEDFMVHAGVSVTHHGDSMANAGLTWKIGRKEDKDQIPERYRKGPISSVYVMQKENAELQAQVASLKHKLAESQADQAREIAELKSDMENMRRLLRASGKLK, via the coding sequence ATGAGAGAAACACGAGAATTTATGGACATCGCAGCCCCGAGCATCGGACGCGAGGGGGGCGATTTATGCAATGAAAAGCATCCGTCGTCCGCTCTGAAAAACGCCGCGCTGGCGGCCGTGGCGCTGGGATTGATGCTGATGCGCCCCGTACCGGTGATGGCGGCACCGCCGTCTTCCGAGACCCGAACGGCCTACGTGGACAAGGCGTCGTGGGAGCGGGTGGTCCTGGCGAACGGCAGGTGGTACAAAGCCAACGCCGACGGTACGCCCGATACGGCGCAGGAGATAGACGCCGGGAATATCACCATCGGCATGGTTGACGTCCCCATCCAAAGCGGGCTGCCCGTCGGGATGCTGCCCGATCTGCACTATTTTTCGGTCAACGCGGACGACAGCGCGTCGCCGCCGGGCACCAACTGGAACAACGACGGTGCCAAAGGCGAGAAAGCTCTGGCGATCGGCCCCAACGCCCTTGCCAGAGCTAAAAGATCCATCGCCCTCGGATTGGGCGCGGAGACGGGAAGCGCCACACTCTCTTTACCCCAGCAGTATGCTGATGATTCCATCGCCATCGGGACTGAGGCAAAAGCAAAAGGATTCGAATCAATCGCCATCGGGAAAAATACGCTTAGCGAAGGTTACGCCATAGTGATCGGAAGCGAAGCGAAAACTGACACCACAGATCCCAAAGATTCGGTCATCATTGGACATCAAGCTGTTGCGAAGTCAGGAAACACCGTGGTTATTGGTGGGCAAGCCCACTCAGAGGGCAACAACGGTATTGCTATCGGTACTCAAAGCTCTGTTGAAAAACATGCAGGCGTTGCTATCGGCGGCGTAGGTTCTTTATTGCAACCCGTTGCTGTTCCCTCAGGAACTCCCTTGATGGGAGCCGTGACGTTAGAACAAAATAGCGTAGCGCTTGGCTCGCAGGCAAGGGCCGCCGGCGACAGCGCGATTGCCATCGGTCTAGTCAGCCACGCGGCGAAAGAAAAAGCTCTAGCAATCGGGGAACTCAGCTATGCGGGAAGTCATGCCAACGCCACTGGAGCCAGCTCAAGGGCGTTGGGAACTTCAAGTATCGCTGTAGGTACTCGCACATTGGCAACCGGCCCGGCCGGAATCGCTCTGGGAGCTAACGCTGTCAGCCTGGTGACACCCTATTTGAAGAACGGGGCGATTGAAAGTTATGACGGAGGTGTTTCGGTAGGACGAATTTCTTTCAGTGCGGGGAATGGCGCGGCGCTGGGACGCAGCGCTACTGCGAACGGCTATGGCAGCACCGCTTTGGGTGCGTATTCGAAGATCGCCGATCCGGAGATCACCGACGCATTTGTGCAGAACAAGCTTGACACGGACGCCGACTTCAAGAACAAGATCGAGACCACATACGCGTCAGAACTGGGAAAATTCGTAGACGGCGTTGGAGACGAGCAGGATCGGAAAAAAGCAATGCTTCTGGGCTTGGCCCGCGAGTATCTTTATCAGGAAAAAGCGCAGATGGAAGGCACCGCGGTAGGCTTCTATACAAACGTATCCGCTCAGCGCGGCGTAGCCCTCGGAGCGCGAAGCGTCGCCGACCGTGCCGGCTTCACGGAGTCTAAGATCGCTCCCTTCAGCGGAGTCGATTTAAAAGGGAAAACCTATGGCGCCGTCTCGGTGGGCGGCAATGGTAAGCTGCGGCAGATCATCAACGTCGGCGACGGCACGGAAGCCACTGACGCGGTGAACCTGCGTCAGCTGCAGGCGGTCGCTGACATGGCTGCCGGCGCGGCCAACGCTGACATGTACTTTCACGTCAACCCCGGCGCGGGAGTCGCTCCCGTCGGCACCAACAAAGGCCCCATGACGGCCACGGCGGGCGCCGGAGGCGCCAACTCGCTGGCAGCCGGTATCAACGCCAAGACGGGCAAGGATGCTGAAAAATCCGTGGCGATCGGCTATGGTTCCTATGCGAAGGAAACCGGCGCCGTTTCGATCGGCAGCGGCGCGGGCGGCGAATATGGAGCTGGTATTTCCATCGGCGACGGCAGCGTTTCCCAGCGTTCCACCTCGCTTGCCATCGGAACCGGCGCGAAAACGGGGCACGGCAACGGGCCTACCGCCGGTGGCGGCGACATCGCCGTCGGCGATCAGTCTTTTGTTGAAAATTACGTCAACCAGAGCGGCGGCATCGCGATCGGGCAGAAGAGCCACGTCGAAAATATGTACGGTTCGCGGGAAAGCCTCTTTGCCTTCGGACAGACCGACTACAGCGGCGGAACGCCGGCCGATCCGTCGAAAGTCGCCACGGGCATCGCGATAGGCCAGAACTCCTACGCCCGCACCGGCAGCCTGATGGTCGGTACCCACAATTATCGGGGGCTGCTGGGAGACGTGACAGTCGACAGCGCAGATACCAAAACCTTTAATCTGGACATCAACTCGACTACCCTCGGCACGAACAGCTATAACGAGGGAGCTTTCTCCACCGTGACCGGCGCGTATTCGATCGCGTCCGGAAGCTACAGCACGGGCAGGGCGAAGAATTTCGGCGCCAACATCTACGGCGCTTTGAACAGCATTGAATCGGAGACGGCTGCCAGTCCTCTTTCCGGCGTCGCCAACAGCGTCGTCGGCACGGCGAACCGGACGTTCAACTCCAACGGCTCGCTGATTTTCGGCGCCGGCAACGAGATCAAAAACTCCGTCGCGGTTATCACAGGTATGCCGGCCAGCGGCGGAGATTCCGCCAAGGCGCTGGCCGACAGCCTGCGCGCTGCGGTAAAATCTTCGGAAGGCGGCGGCGCGGTCCTTGCCGTCGGAGGCGGCAATACGGCGGATTACGCGCAGGCCTCCCAGCTGATGGGCGTGAACAACACGCTGACCGGCACGAGCAACGCTATCAGCAGGTACAACCTGCTCGACGGCTACAAGAACACCGGCGAAAACGTCAGCCACATTACCGTGATCGGTTCGGGGAACACCGTCAAAAACGGCGAGTTCAACATCGTGCTGGGCGACAGGCGCGGCATGTACGGCAAGAGCCACAACGTCGTCATCGGCTCCGCGGACGGCGCGACGGAGACGACCGCGTCGGACGCCGTCATCATTGGGTATAACGCCAACGCTTCCGTCGACGGCGGCGTGGCCCTCGGCAGCGGCTCAGAGGCCTCTGTCGACAAAGGCGTCGTCGGCTACGATCCCACCCCTGGGGCAGACCACGCCAACGATACGACCGGCGTCTGGAAATCCACCGCCGCAGCCGTTTCCGTCGGCGCGGTGACAATCACGGGAGGAACGCCGGTCACCCGCCAGATCACCGGCGTCGCGGCCGGCGTCAACGACACCGACGCCGTCAACGTCGCCCAGCTCAAAGCCCTGCTCGGCGCCGGCGGCGGCTCCTGGAATCTCGATACCAAGCCCGGCACGCAGCCGGCAGTCGCCGTCAATCCCAACGACACGGTAACGTTCACCAGCGGCGACAACATCACCATCACCCGCACCGACAAAAACGTCACGATCGCCACGAAAGCCGACGTGAACTTCAACAGCGTCACGGCAAACACCTTTACGGCCGGCGACACCTCGATCACCGACAACGGCCTCGTCATTGAAAACGGCCCCTCGGTCACCAAGGCCGGCATCGACGCCGGAAACAAAAAGATCGCCAACGTCGCCAAGGGCGAAGTCAGCCAGACCAGCGCCGACGCCGTCAACGGCTCCCAGCTCTGGGGCGCCTCGTCGAGCGTATCCAACCACTTCGGCGGCGGCTCCACGGTCAACGTCGACGGCACGGTCTCCGCACCCACCTACATCATCCGCGGCGGCACCTACCACAACGTCGGCGACGCCCTCAGCGCCGTAGACACACAGTTCAACAACATCTACAACAGATTCGGCGACGTCTACAACCAGATGGGCGAACTGAGAGGCGAAATCAAGACCACCGGAGCGCTCGGCTCCGCGCTTGCCGGCCTGAAACCCATGCAGTACGACCCCGTCGAACCCAGCCAGATCATGGCCGGCTTCGGAGCGTACAGAGGCGAGTACGCGCTGGCCCTCGGCTTCGCGCACTACCTGAAAGAAGACTTCATGGTCCACGCCGGAGTGTCCGTCACCCACCACGGCGATTCGATGGCCAACGCCGGACTGACCTGGAAGATCGGCAGGAAAGAAGACAAGGATCAGATCCCCGAACGCTACCGCAAGGGCCCGATCAGCAGCGTCTACGTGATGCAGAAGGAGAACGCCGAGCTGCAGGCCCAGGTGGCCTCGCTCAAGCACAAGCTCGCCGAGAGCCAGGCCGACCAGGCGCGCGAGATCGCCGAACTGAAGTCGGATATGGAAAACATGAGACGCCTGCTGCGCGCCTCCGGCAAGCTCAAGTAA
- a CDS encoding radical SAM protein gives MDFSTTIKKLGIEQALKYVFREPEKNLRKLIDWADRFDRGEFAPQRQAVREAIANPRDPYYPLVRRLLTDVDADVLKTLAVNFFVNANLSGWPVQERCRRKYGCNIPWAILMDPTSACNLHCTGCWAAEYGNSLNLSLDEIDSVIRQGKELGVYMYIYTGGEPLVRRDDLVRLCERHPDCVFLCFTNATLIDEAFADEMRRVKNFVPAISLEGGEEATDGRRGRGVYQKAMRAVDLLRRKKLFYGISTCYTRANYESVTSEAFYDSLIAMGAFFVWYFHYMPVGNDAVPELLPTAEQRRGIYERIRRYRRTKPLFPIDFQNDAEYVGGCIAGGRRYLHINANGDIDPCVFVHYSDSNIREKTLLEALQSPLLMAYHKGQPFNENMLLPCPMLENPQKLRAMVSATGARSTDLQSPESAEHLCAKCDEYARLWAPVADGLWQRRRAEEKEKVAISVESGS, from the coding sequence ATGGATTTTTCGACGACGATCAAGAAGTTGGGCATCGAACAGGCTCTCAAGTACGTGTTCAGGGAGCCCGAGAAAAATCTCAGAAAGCTGATCGACTGGGCCGACCGGTTCGACCGCGGCGAGTTCGCGCCGCAGCGTCAGGCGGTCAGAGAGGCGATCGCCAATCCGCGGGATCCTTATTATCCGCTCGTCCGCCGGCTCCTGACGGACGTGGATGCCGACGTTCTGAAGACGCTGGCGGTGAATTTCTTCGTCAACGCCAACCTGAGCGGATGGCCTGTTCAGGAACGATGCCGCCGAAAGTACGGCTGCAATATTCCCTGGGCGATCCTGATGGATCCGACGTCGGCCTGCAACCTTCACTGCACGGGCTGTTGGGCGGCAGAATACGGCAACAGCCTGAACTTGAGCCTCGACGAGATCGATAGCGTCATCCGGCAGGGCAAGGAACTGGGCGTTTACATGTATATCTACACGGGCGGCGAACCGCTGGTGCGCAGGGACGACCTCGTCCGCCTCTGCGAACGGCACCCGGACTGCGTGTTCCTCTGCTTCACCAACGCCACGCTGATCGACGAGGCTTTCGCCGACGAGATGCGGCGCGTGAAGAATTTCGTCCCCGCCATCTCGCTGGAAGGCGGCGAAGAAGCGACCGACGGCCGGCGCGGCCGTGGCGTCTACCAAAAGGCGATGCGGGCGGTCGATCTTCTGCGCCGCAAGAAGCTGTTCTACGGGATCTCCACCTGTTACACGCGCGCCAACTACGAATCGGTCACCTCGGAAGCGTTTTACGACAGCCTGATCGCCATGGGCGCCTTCTTCGTCTGGTATTTCCATTACATGCCGGTCGGCAACGACGCCGTGCCGGAGCTGCTGCCGACGGCCGAGCAGCGCCGGGGGATCTACGAGCGCATCCGCCGCTACCGCCGCACCAAGCCGCTGTTCCCGATCGACTTCCAGAACGACGCCGAGTACGTGGGCGGCTGCATCGCCGGCGGACGCCGCTACCTGCACATCAACGCCAACGGCGACATCGACCCGTGCGTGTTCGTTCATTATTCCGACTCCAACATCCGCGAGAAGACGCTGCTGGAAGCGCTGCAGTCGCCGCTGCTGATGGCCTACCACAAAGGACAGCCGTTCAACGAGAACATGCTGCTGCCCTGTCCGATGCTGGAAAATCCGCAGAAACTCCGCGCCATGGTCTCGGCGACGGGAGCCCGTTCCACGGATCTGCAGTCGCCCGAATCGGCGGAACACCTGTGCGCCAAGTGCGACGAATACGCCCGCCTCTGGGCGCCCGTGGCGGACGGTTTATGGCAGCGCCGCCGCGCGGAAGAAAAAGAAAAGGTCGCCATCAGCGTCGAGAGCGGTTCGTAA
- a CDS encoding Txe/YoeB family addiction module toxin — protein MNKRWSDIAWDEYLEWQSVDKKAVKKINALIKDIERNGVSKGIGKPELLRYINGWSREIDKKNRLVYRIDEHEFLFIASCKGHYEE, from the coding sequence ATGAATAAGCGCTGGTCGGACATAGCATGGGACGAATATCTTGAATGGCAATCCGTAGACAAGAAAGCCGTCAAGAAAATCAACGCGCTGATCAAGGACATCGAACGGAACGGAGTATCCAAGGGCATCGGCAAGCCTGAACTGCTGCGCTACATCAACGGCTGGAGCCGCGAGATCGACAAAAAGAACCGCCTCGTGTACCGAATCGACGAACACGAATTTTTGTTTATCGCCTCGTGCAAGGGGCATTACGAAGAGTAA
- a CDS encoding type II toxin-antitoxin system Phd/YefM family antitoxin, producing the protein MLAANYSTMRTKFKEYCDAAVNNDEVVVITRKNEENVVLLSLDSYNRLMKSLRNAEYVAKLDRAFKQLEAGGGQEHELTETD; encoded by the coding sequence ATGCTAGCCGCAAATTATTCGACCATGCGGACAAAATTCAAAGAATACTGCGACGCCGCGGTCAACAACGACGAAGTCGTCGTGATTACCCGCAAAAACGAAGAAAACGTCGTACTGCTGAGCCTCGACAGCTATAACCGGCTCATGAAGAGTCTCCGCAACGCCGAATACGTCGCCAAGCTCGACCGCGCGTTCAAACAGCTGGAAGCCGGCGGCGGCCAGGAACATGAACTCACCGAAACGGACTAG
- a CDS encoding amidophosphoribosyltransferase — protein MGGFFAAALREDCVFDLFFGTDYHSHLGTRRAGLAVYGKKGFDRAIHNIENSPFRTKFEKEANAMQGTMGIGCISDYDPQPLVVRSHHGTYAITTVGRVNNKDHLLDVIMKNTGIHFFEMTSGDINSTELVAALINQKDSLVEGIRSAQEMIDGSMTLLVLTADGVYCARDRFGRTPLTIGLKDEGFCASFEPFAYLNLGYRDYKELGPGEIDLMTPEGVTTLVPPGEKMRICTFLWVYYGYPSSHYEGVSVEQMRYNCGRMLARRDGMSRERIDTVAGVPDSGIAHAIGYANESGVPFSRPLIKYTPTWPRSFMPTVQSKRDMIAKMKLIPVHELIEKQRMLLIDDSIVRGTQLRKTTEFLFRTGAREVHARPACPPIMFGCKYINFSRSNSDMELIARRIVSKLEGHEPERAVLEEYCDPESERYAAMLEGIRRQMGFSSLKFNRLDDMLAAVGVEACKLCTYCWNGRE, from the coding sequence ATGGGCGGCTTTTTTGCGGCGGCGCTGAGGGAAGACTGCGTTTTCGATCTGTTTTTCGGCACGGACTACCATTCCCATCTGGGAACGCGGCGCGCCGGTCTGGCGGTTTACGGCAAAAAGGGGTTCGACCGCGCCATCCACAACATCGAAAACTCCCCCTTCCGCACCAAGTTCGAGAAAGAGGCCAACGCCATGCAGGGCACCATGGGCATCGGCTGCATCTCCGACTACGATCCTCAGCCGCTGGTGGTGCGTTCGCATCACGGCACCTACGCGATCACGACCGTCGGCAGGGTCAACAACAAAGACCATCTGCTCGACGTGATCATGAAGAACACCGGCATTCATTTCTTCGAAATGACCTCCGGCGACATCAACTCCACCGAGCTCGTCGCCGCCCTCATCAACCAGAAGGACAGCCTCGTCGAGGGCATCCGCTCCGCGCAGGAGATGATCGACGGCTCCATGACCCTGCTCGTGCTGACCGCCGACGGCGTTTACTGCGCCCGCGACCGCTTCGGCCGCACGCCGCTGACCATCGGCCTGAAGGACGAGGGTTTCTGCGCCTCCTTCGAGCCCTTCGCTTATCTCAACCTCGGCTATCGCGACTACAAGGAGCTCGGCCCCGGCGAGATCGACCTGATGACTCCCGAAGGCGTGACCACCCTCGTGCCGCCGGGAGAAAAAATGCGCATCTGCACCTTCCTGTGGGTCTACTACGGTTATCCGTCCTCGCACTACGAGGGCGTCTCCGTCGAGCAGATGCGCTACAACTGCGGCCGCATGCTGGCCCGGCGCGACGGCATGAGCCGCGAGCGGATCGACACGGTGGCCGGCGTGCCCGACTCCGGCATCGCTCACGCCATCGGCTACGCCAACGAATCCGGCGTGCCCTTCTCGCGCCCGCTGATCAAGTACACGCCGACCTGGCCGCGCAGCTTCATGCCCACCGTTCAGTCCAAGCGCGACATGATCGCCAAGATGAAGCTGATCCCCGTTCATGAACTGATCGAAAAGCAGCGCATGCTCCTCATCGACGACTCCATTGTGCGCGGCACGCAGCTGCGCAAGACCACCGAGTTCCTGTTCCGCACCGGCGCGCGCGAAGTTCACGCCCGCCCCGCCTGCCCGCCGATCATGTTCGGCTGCAAGTACATCAACTTCTCGCGCTCCAATTCCGACATGGAGCTGATCGCCCGCCGCATCGTCAGCAAACTCGAAGGGCACGAACCCGAGCGCGCCGTCCTCGAAGAGTACTGCGATCCCGAGTCGGAGCGCTACGCCGCCATGCTGGAAGGCATCCGCCGCCAGATGGGATTTTCCTCGCTCAAGTTCAACCGCCTCGACGACATGCTCGCCGCCGTCGGCGTCGAAGCCTGCAAACTCTGCACGTACTGCTGGAACGGAAGAGAATGA
- a CDS encoding branched-chain amino acid transporter permease — protein MTLSQQIITVAMCALGTMITRFLPFVSFSASRPTPPFVRYLGKALPGAVFGLLVVYCLKNVSLLGGTHGLPELISIAVTVRLHLWKRQMLLSIAAGTICYMLLVQLAF, from the coding sequence ATGACTCTGTCGCAGCAAATCATCACCGTCGCTATGTGCGCTCTCGGCACGATGATTACGCGTTTTCTGCCGTTCGTGAGCTTCTCTGCGTCGCGTCCAACGCCGCCGTTTGTGCGTTATCTGGGCAAGGCTCTGCCCGGCGCCGTGTTCGGTCTGCTCGTTGTCTACTGCCTGAAGAACGTCAGTCTGCTCGGCGGCACTCACGGCCTGCCGGAGCTGATCTCGATCGCCGTCACCGTGCGGCTGCACTTGTGGAAGCGGCAGATGCTCCTCTCCATCGCCGCCGGCACGATCTGCTACATGCTGCTCGTGCAGCTGGCGTTCTAG
- a CDS encoding AzlC family ABC transporter permease, protein MNEKAVICRALRAAFPFTIPIFAGFWFLGLTYGVYMNVSGFSFWYPLLMAMTIFGGSLEFVAVSMLTAPFAPLQALAMALIIQARHLFYGLAMLEKFKGLSWKKPLLIFLMCDESFSINCAAAVPAGVDRGWFMLFVSLLNYAYWVSGSALGGALGSLVRFNSEGLEFVMTAMFIVIFVEQWLKEKSHLTALIGLGASIVCLFCCGPDSFMIPSMLVIFALLALWRRPIVRRGGYEE, encoded by the coding sequence ATGAACGAGAAGGCGGTCATCTGCCGCGCTTTGCGAGCGGCTTTCCCTTTTACGATCCCGATTTTTGCGGGGTTCTGGTTCCTCGGCCTGACCTACGGCGTTTACATGAACGTGTCGGGGTTCAGCTTCTGGTATCCGCTGCTGATGGCGATGACGATCTTCGGCGGCTCGCTGGAATTCGTCGCCGTTTCCATGCTGACGGCACCTTTCGCGCCGTTGCAGGCGCTGGCGATGGCGCTGATCATCCAGGCGCGGCATCTTTTCTACGGTCTGGCCATGCTGGAGAAGTTCAAAGGCCTAAGCTGGAAGAAGCCGCTGCTGATCTTCCTCATGTGCGACGAGTCCTTCTCCATCAACTGCGCCGCTGCGGTTCCGGCGGGCGTCGATCGCGGCTGGTTCATGCTCTTTGTATCGCTGCTGAATTACGCCTACTGGGTGAGCGGCTCGGCGCTCGGCGGCGCGCTCGGCTCGTTGGTACGCTTCAACAGCGAAGGGCTGGAATTCGTGATGACGGCCATGTTTATCGTCATCTTCGTAGAGCAATGGCTCAAGGAAAAAAGCCACCTGACGGCGCTGATCGGCTTGGGCGCGTCGATTGTGTGCCTGTTCTGCTGCGGCCCGGATTCCTTTATGATTCCATCGATGCTCGTCATTTTTGCCCTGCTGGCGCTCTGGCGTCGTCCCATCGTCCGCCGAGGAGGCTATGAAGAATGA
- a CDS encoding nitroreductase family protein, with product MTLSELYVGCRTYRRFEQRPLPDGLLRAMLENARIASTGANAQTLRFVAVQSAALVAKMQPLVKWAAYLPKEIGTPAEGEQPVAFVVIVKKAGSGAFADVDVGIAANTIATTAWEAGVGSCLMGSINRAEIAALLGVPAEDTVFLVVALGYPAHKSTLVPVGADGSVKYFVDEKRDYFVPKRAFDDVAKIV from the coding sequence ATGACACTTTCCGAGCTTTATGTGGGCTGCCGCACGTACCGCCGCTTCGAACAGCGGCCGCTGCCGGACGGGCTGCTTCGCGCCATGCTGGAAAACGCCCGCATCGCCAGCACGGGGGCCAACGCCCAAACGCTGCGCTTCGTCGCGGTGCAGAGCGCCGCGCTGGTGGCCAAAATGCAGCCGCTCGTCAAATGGGCGGCCTATCTGCCCAAAGAGATCGGTACGCCGGCCGAGGGCGAACAGCCTGTGGCTTTTGTCGTCATCGTCAAAAAGGCTGGTTCGGGCGCGTTCGCCGACGTGGATGTGGGCATCGCCGCCAACACGATCGCCACGACGGCGTGGGAGGCGGGCGTCGGCAGCTGTCTGATGGGCTCCATTAACCGCGCCGAAATCGCCGCGCTGCTCGGCGTGCCCGCGGAGGATACCGTATTTCTCGTCGTCGCGCTGGGCTATCCGGCGCACAAAAGCACGCTTGTTCCCGTCGGCGCCGACGGCAGCGTCAAATACTTCGTGGACGAAAAACGCGACTACTTCGTGCCCAAACGCGCCTTTGACGACGTAGCGAAAATCGTTTAA
- a CDS encoding transporter substrate-binding domain-containing protein — MKKRHIGAIGLAASLFFAAAAWSTPGAMTKETLTVGTESTFPPFEFRAPDGSLQGYDIDLIESIGTKLGKKIEWVDMAFDGLLPAVMTHKIDLIAACMSATPARRKKIAFTGVTNHSDSAFFVLPGHEKAAAADFAGMTIATQLGTIQDAYAHTIPNAVVKNYQKSDDCLREVLFGRADAALLDGPVGYKYCQAKDFAGKIAVCAVTNVATESKGSAFGAAKDDPELLAAVDKALEEMKQNGEFQALRDKWGLDDWKKNVK, encoded by the coding sequence ATGAAAAAACGGCACATCGGCGCGATCGGACTGGCGGCCTCTTTGTTTTTTGCCGCGGCGGCCTGGTCGACGCCCGGCGCGATGACGAAGGAAACGCTGACGGTGGGCACGGAGAGCACGTTTCCGCCGTTCGAGTTCCGCGCGCCCGACGGTTCGCTGCAGGGCTACGACATCGACCTGATCGAAAGCATCGGCACAAAGCTGGGCAAGAAGATCGAATGGGTGGACATGGCTTTCGACGGCCTGCTGCCCGCGGTGATGACGCACAAGATCGACCTGATCGCCGCCTGTATGTCGGCCACGCCCGCGCGCCGGAAGAAGATCGCCTTCACCGGCGTGACCAATCATTCCGACTCGGCGTTTTTCGTCCTGCCCGGGCACGAAAAGGCCGCGGCGGCGGACTTTGCCGGCATGACCATCGCCACGCAGCTGGGCACGATCCAGGACGCTTACGCGCACACGATCCCGAACGCCGTCGTCAAGAACTACCAGAAAAGCGACGACTGTCTGCGCGAGGTGCTTTTCGGCCGCGCCGACGCCGCGCTGCTGGACGGCCCCGTGGGCTACAAGTACTGTCAGGCCAAAGATTTCGCCGGCAAGATCGCCGTCTGTGCCGTGACCAACGTGGCCACGGAATCGAAAGGCTCGGCCTTCGGCGCCGCCAAGGACGATCCGGAACTGCTGGCCGCCGTGGACAAGGCGCTGGAAGAGATGAAGCAGAACGGCGAGTTCCAGGCTCTGCGCGACAAATGGGGCCTCGACGACTGGAAGAAGAACGTCAAGTAA
- a CDS encoding MIP/aquaporin family protein, which produces MKKYLAEFVGTFVLVLFGCGTAVVLGCNGAQVNAAYLGTALAFGLAIVAMAYSIGNVSGCHVNPAVSLGVLLTGGMSFGDFIGYVIAQFAGATAGAALLGYLCGWDSGFGANALYGGDVVKSFAVEGVLTATFVLTILGVTSKSGHNKFAGLAIGLTLILIHIFGIHFTGTSVNPARSFGPAFFAKGAAMADLWVFIAAPLAGAVVAAIVWKAIEPETE; this is translated from the coding sequence ATGAAGAAGTATCTCGCTGAATTTGTCGGCACCTTTGTGCTCGTGCTCTTCGGCTGCGGCACGGCCGTCGTGCTGGGCTGCAACGGCGCGCAGGTCAACGCCGCCTATCTGGGCACGGCGCTGGCGTTCGGCCTGGCGATCGTCGCCATGGCCTATTCCATCGGCAACGTTTCCGGCTGCCACGTCAATCCCGCCGTCTCGCTGGGCGTGCTGCTGACCGGCGGCATGAGCTTCGGCGACTTTATCGGCTACGTGATCGCCCAGTTCGCCGGCGCCACGGCCGGCGCGGCTCTGCTCGGCTACCTCTGCGGCTGGGACAGCGGCTTCGGCGCCAACGCGCTGTATGGCGGCGACGTGGTGAAGAGCTTCGCCGTCGAGGGCGTGCTCACCGCCACGTTCGTGCTGACGATTCTCGGCGTCACCTCCAAGTCCGGCCACAACAAGTTCGCCGGCCTCGCCATCGGCCTGACGCTGATTCTGATCCACATTTTCGGCATCCACTTCACGGGCACCAGCGTCAATCCCGCCCGCAGCTTCGGCCCCGCCTTCTTCGCCAAGGGAGCCGCCATGGCAGACCTCTGGGTCTTCATCGCCGCGCCTCTGGCCGGCGCGGTCGTCGCCGCGATCGTCTGGAAGGCGATCGAGCCCGAGACCGAATAG